A segment of the Mogibacterium diversum genome:
GTTACCGATTGGGGTAGCACAGAAGAAAAACGCAAGTTTGAAATTCCAGTAGTCATTACGAATCCAGATGGTTCTAAGATTACCAAGACTGTTGAAATCACAGTACTAAGGGATACAGATGGTGATGGTGATCCTGACATCACAGATACGGATGATGATGGCGATGGCGTACCAGATACGGTAGAGACGGCAAAGGGATCAGACCCTAAGAATGCGAACTCTAGACCAGCTGCTGTTGTAACTCCTGTGACACCAACTACTGTTACGAATGGTACGCAGTCTGTAAATGATAAGACTGCGATTAGTAACATCACAATTACACCTGGAGCTACAGGTTCTACAGTAACAGTAGATACAAGCAAGCTACCAAATGGCGTAACTTACAACCAAGCAACTAAGACTATCAGTGGAACACCAAACGTAACTGATTGGGGTAGTACAGAAGAAAAGCGTAAGTTTGAGATTCCAGTAGTCATTACGAATCCAGATGGTTCTAAGATTACCAAGACTGTTGAAATCACAGTACTAAGGGATACAGATGGCGATGGTGATCCAGATATTACCGATACGGATGATGATGGCGATGGTATACCAGATACGGTTGAGACAGCAAAGGGTTCAGACCCTAAGAATGCGAACTCTCGACCAGCTGCTACGATTACACCTATTGCGCAGCCAACGATCACTAATGGAACACAGAGTGTTAATGATAAGACTGCGATTAGCAATATCGTAGTGACACCTGGAAATAATAATGCAACTGTGTCTGTAGACAATAGCAAGCTACCAAATGGTGTTACCTACGATGCAGGTACTAAGACTATCAGTGGAACACCAAACGTAACTGATTGGGGTAGTACGGAAGAAAAACGCAAGTTTGAGATTCCAGTAGTCATTACGAATCCAGATGGTTCTAAGATTACCAAGACTGTTGAAATCACAGTACTAAGGGATACAGATGGTGACGGTGATCCTGACATCACAGATACGGATGACGATGGCGATGGCGTTCCAGATACGGTAGAGACGGCAAAGGTCTCAGATCCTAAGAATGCGAATTCTAGACCAGCTGCTACGATTACACCTATTGCACAGCCAACGATCACTAATGGAACGCAGAGCGTTAATGATAAGACTGCGATTAGCAATATCGTAGTAACACCAGGAAATAATAACGCAACTGTAACTGTAGACAGTAGCAAACTACCAAACGGTGTAACTTATGATTCAGGAACTAAGACAATTAGTGGCACGCCAAATGTAACTGATTGGGGTAGTACGGAAGAAAAACGCAAGTTTGAGATTCCAGTAGTCATTACGAATCCAGATGGTTCCAAGATTACCAAGACTGTTGAAATCACAGTGCTAAGGGATACAGATGGTGACGGTGATCCAGACATTACAGATACGGATGATGACGGAGATGGATATTCAGATGCTGTTGAAGATTCAAATGGAACTAATCCTAAGGATGCGAATTCTAGACCAACCTCTGGTGCAAACTCAGGAAGGCCAGGAGGACATAATGCACGTAATCATGCAGGAAAGACTCCACTAAGATCCGTTTTCGGTCCTAAGACAGGAGATAGCTTTGAGGTTTATGTATATGCAGGATTTGCTATCTTTGCAGCATTTGAAGCAGCAATTCTGATGCTAATTCGCAAGAGAAGAAGAGACCGTTAATAGGAGCACTAGTTGCACGAATTTTAACCTTCTCTAAACCTTAGAAGGTATTAATGGTTAATAAAATGGGCTTGAGCACAGTGCTCAGGTCCATTTTTCTATCTAAATAAATTAAGATATTAATATATGATAAAATCTCGATAATTGCACAAATGCTTGGTAATATCGTGTATAATGTGTGAACAAGTATGTAAATTTTGACATACTGGAATAGGTTATTTTTTATTCATGAAAGTAAAGGGTTTGAAATGAGTATTAGAAAATCTCTTACACCTATCTTGGTGACACTGGTAACCTTAATTTCAGCATTCATAATGTTTGGTTTAGAAGCTAACGCAGCGACTGTAAATGCGAGCAGTACTGCAGAGATTCAGCAGGCAATTAACAATGCTACAGGGGCTACTGAAATTGTTCTTACTAGAGATATGGATCTCAGTACACCGATTAATGTGCCAGCAGGTAAGGACATCACTTTGAAGGGTGCTGTAACAATCACTAAGAAGAACACTGGAATAGCTGTAAAGATTGCGGAAGGTGGGTCTTTGACATGGCAGGATGTTAAGCTAGATGGAAATCAGCTTGGCACAAACTATAGTTCCGCCATCATCGATAATGCTGGTAAACTCACGATGAATAGCGGAGAAATCAAGAATGTAAAAACTGATTCGGGATTTGTTGGCATAGTTAAAGTGAGAGGGACAAATGCTTCGTTCACTATGAACGGTGGCTCGATTCACAATAACAAGATGTCTAACCAGTTTATTGCTGTTGTCAAGGTTACAGAGGGTGCTTCATTCACTATGAACGGTGGTGATATCTCTAATAACACTCTTACACCAGATGGAAGCTCTGGAAATAATGCTGCCGTAACCGTTGAGGGAATCAAGGGAAGCTCAACTATGGTAATGAATGGGGGTACCATCACTGGCAATAGTGCTGATTTTGGCGGAGTGCTCGTTGGAAGCTTCAGTACAGCAAGTACGCGTGACCTTAACTGGTCAAATTCAGCGTATATCTTTTCGACCGGTAAGATGACAATGAATGGGGGTACCATCTCTAACAATACTGCTAACTCGCTTGGTGGCGGTATAGCTGTTAATGGAGCGGGTCAGCTTACAATGGAAGGTGGAACTATTTCTGGAAACAAGGCACCATTTGGCGGTGGAATAGGAATTAATGACTATCTTCTTTCTAACGACCGTGGTTCATACCCAGAGAGCACTTGGAGAAGATTTTTCCCTACTAAGGTAACGATAAACAACGGTACTATCACTGGTAACCATGCGGTTCTAACTGGTCACAAGGTAAATAATGACCCTTATGCAGAGAACGGCGTAGGTGGTGGTATCTACGTTGCTTCACAGGAAGTTACTATAAATGGCGCTAATATCACCAACAATACTGCTGGAAAGCAGGGTGGTGGAGTATATGTTGCCGCTGTACCATATAGGCTTCAGATGGGTAAGACTATGGTGACTGGAAATACAGCTACAAAGCTTGGTGGCGGAATGTGGCTTTGCCCAACAGGAAGTGCAAAGACGGCAATTACTAATGGCGCTTCGTTCTTTGACAACACAGCAGGTACTGGTGCAAATAACAATGATACAACTGCAGCTGGAGATGATGTTGCATCCATTTCAAAGAATGACCCAGCTAC
Coding sequences within it:
- a CDS encoding Cna B-type domain-containing protein; the encoded protein is MSIRKSLTPILVTLVTLISAFIMFGLEANAATVNASSTAEIQQAINNATGATEIVLTRDMDLSTPINVPAGKDITLKGAVTITKKNTGIAVKIAEGGSLTWQDVKLDGNQLGTNYSSAIIDNAGKLTMNSGEIKNVKTDSGFVGIVKVRGTNASFTMNGGSIHNNKMSNQFIAVVKVTEGASFTMNGGDISNNTLTPDGSSGNNAAVTVEGIKGSSTMVMNGGTITGNSADFGGVLVGSFSTASTRDLNWSNSAYIFSTGKMTMNGGTISNNTANSLGGGIAVNGAGQLTMEGGTISGNKAPFGGGIGINDYLLSNDRGSYPESTWRRFFPTKVTINNGTITGNHAVLTGHKVNNDPYAENGVGGGIYVASQEVTINGANITNNTAGKQGGGVYVAAVPYRLQMGKTMVTGNTATKLGGGMWLCPTGSAKTAITNGASFFDNTAGTGANNNDTTAAGDDVASISKNDPATQTLILSNNGLDNWLVHWYEDGKIDNSYLGASNGSDRYPNTVNPPVDRGTLNGITDNISLKSIMSDQGKAAARTSAKVVVTGNKAPRGGGIGSNGEVDFGTSPINYDKIKLEVTKKWETDNNDHVTSVTVGLFRVTKSVIDGVVLKDANGNPIDTTGWTASQLSEAKIKQLMESGSTDYQQIDQVVLNDANNWKHSFVDLIKFNMVNDAQDTNNPFIYVVREMDSNGNWVQNESKANFGTQTIKVAYEIVTEATGDSKQTISNNVAPEEMTIEVKKDWVGKKASEVKVQLYKNGAPLGTVVTLNAANNWTTRFENLLVKDAGAANNNEYKVLEVGESNGEITINGSTYKVTYGEIDQDGKTVITNAEKPKPNPKNPPKKVKRTPKTGDANHVVFFTILGIGALVSLGFVYGVKRKYM